The Nitrospirota bacterium genome includes a region encoding these proteins:
- a CDS encoding XrtA-associated tyrosine autokinase — translation MSRIEKALEKAVKLRDGKAADAPPEKAPAARPALTRERVFDVQTLAVENPYIITLSDPASPITEEYRKLKSMVVKLTKLGGFRNTIMITSSLGWEGKSVTAMNFAITLAQEYDHTVLLIDADLRKPSLHTYFGIAPEVGLSDCLLDEVDMGDALIKTGIGKLTLLPAGKPVKNPVELLSSDRMREFVSEMKHRYADRYIIIDTPPVLAFAETHAISTLVDGVIFVVKEGAASLQHIGNALDILKLSKIFGVVYNDAGVIDLNSRYHSGHYYGGYKPLPENVART, via the coding sequence ATGAGCAGAATAGAGAAGGCCCTGGAAAAAGCGGTAAAACTGAGGGACGGCAAAGCCGCCGATGCGCCGCCCGAAAAGGCGCCGGCAGCGAGACCGGCGCTCACGAGGGAGCGCGTATTCGACGTGCAGACCCTGGCGGTCGAGAACCCCTACATCATCACGCTCAGCGACCCGGCCTCTCCCATAACCGAGGAATACCGGAAGCTGAAGTCCATGGTAGTGAAGCTCACCAAGCTCGGCGGGTTCCGGAACACGATTATGATCACGAGCTCCCTGGGATGGGAGGGCAAGAGCGTTACGGCCATGAATTTCGCGATAACGCTCGCCCAGGAATACGACCACACGGTGCTCCTCATCGATGCGGACCTGCGGAAGCCCTCCCTGCATACGTATTTCGGCATCGCGCCCGAGGTCGGGCTTTCCGACTGCCTTCTCGATGAGGTCGATATGGGCGATGCGCTCATCAAGACCGGCATAGGGAAGCTCACGCTGCTTCCGGCGGGCAAGCCGGTCAAGAACCCGGTCGAGCTCCTTTCGTCGGACCGCATGCGGGAGTTCGTTTCGGAGATGAAGCACCGGTATGCCGACCGCTACATCATCATCGACACGCCGCCGGTGCTCGCCTTTGCCGAGACCCATGCGATCAGCACCCTCGTCGACGGCGTCATCTTCGTGGTGAAGGAGGGCGCGGCGTCGCTCCAGCATATCGGCAACGCCCTCGACATCCTCAAGCTCAGCAAGATCTTCGGGGTCGTCTACAACGACGCGGGCGTCATAGACCTGAACAGCCGTTACCATTCAGGACACTACTACGGCGGGTATAAACCGTTGCCTGAAAACGTCGCCCGCACCTAG